In Spiroplasma clarkii, the DNA window AAAACCTCTTGAATTAAGTTAAAACAACGAGCAAACTCAACTTTAACTTGATTTGGTCTCACAAATATATGTGAATCAGTCAATTCCATTGCTCTAACTCTCTCTAATCCTGTTAAACTACCTGATGACTCGTAACGGTGTTGTAAGGCATGTTCTGCAAATCTTAACGGTAAGTCTTTGTAACTTCTTTGTTTGTAATTATAAACTGAAATATGGTGCGGACAACTCATTGGTTTTAAAACCATTTCTTCTTTTGGTAATGCCATCGGGGCAAACATATCTTCTCGGTAATGATCTCAGTGTCCTGAAATTTTATAAAGTTGAGAGGTACCAATAACTGGGGTTTCAATTTGAATAAAATCATAATCAAACTCTTTTTCCATTAGATACTTTTTAATTTCTTGTTTTAAAATAGCTCCATTAGGTAATCAAATTGGTAAACCAGCGCCAATAATAGGATCTAAATGATATATTTCAAGGTTTTTGGCAATGAACTTGTGGTCACTTGCTTTAATTTCTTCTAGTTCTGCTTTTAACTGGTTTAAACGAGTTTCACTAGTTTCAGCAATTCCATGAATTCGGTAAGTGATTTCCCCACTGGCATCATCTTCAAGTTGTAAACCAGAAAGTTGAGTTAACTCAATTTTGAATAAACTTTTTGTACTTGGTAACAAAGCATTTCTTGCCAAAAAGATTACATCTCTCACTAAAACTGTTGGCATTTTAATATAATCTTTAGAATTCATATCAACTTTTGTATCAACATTAACACAGCCATCTGCTTTGACTTGTTTCATGTACTCTGCTTCATTGGCATCACCTGGATAAAAGTATTTAAAATCATAACCTAAACCAATGAAAGAGTTTGCTATTTCTTCAATTTTTTTTAAGTCTTCAAATTTAATTCCCTTGGGAGATTTAAAATAGGCACTAAACTCATGTTCAGTTAAGTCATCATCAGGCATCATTGGGTAACCTTCAGGGAAAACTGTTTTTAAAGCAAAAGTTGTTAGTACTTTAGCAGTATAGTTAATTGCTGTTTTGTAAAGGGCATGTCTTTCTGTGATTATTTCTAGTTTGCAATCTTTACTTAAAACTGCTCCATTAGGAACAATTTTTTTATTATTGATTACAGCTCCAATACAATTCTTTTTTAAACTGACTGCAATACTTTCAGCAATAGCTAAAACTGTCATTGGTTGTTTGAATTCTTTAACTTGTCCATCTAGTAATGTTATTTTCATCATTAATAGTTCCTTTCAATAATATAGATTTTACTTTTTTTATCTAAAATAACTATTAGATTATACAACAAAATTATCTTGAATAGAAAAAATTTTAGATAAATGCTCTAAAAATAGACAGTTTTTAGAAGAAATTCATTTTTTTTTCATAAATCAAGACAAAAAACTTATTTAACTAAGTCAAGTTCTTATTCATTTTAAGATCTCTTAAAACATAAAACTAAAATGATTAGATTAAAAAGCTAATCTTAATGCCTCAATTCATTTCTCTAATAATCTAGTTTTACTTAAAAACTTACTTCAAAAATTCTTAAGTGGTATGCAAAAAAACAGAAACTTAAAAGCTCCTGTTTAGAGGTTGAAATTTAAATTTTAAAAATAAATAAATTTAGGAAATCTAGCTACTATCATCAAAAATAGCAGATATTTAACCTTTTTCTATTTAAACTTGCTTATATTATTTCAAATAATTCAGTGCTGTCAATAACATCTACATCAATTGTAACAGGTTGAACATCAGCAACATCAGATGAAACTGTAATTGTTGCATCACCTTCAGCTACTGCAACAATTGTAAATTTACCATCAGTTTGAGTTGTGTCTGCTGAAATTTCTACTGCATTATCACCTGAAGTGATAGCAACAGCAATTGAATCAAGTTCTGCAAAGTTTGCAATAGTAAATTCTTTTGTTGAAGTACCATTTAAGTCTAATTCTACATCACTATCATCTAATTCAATAACAAGGGTATCTAATGGAGTTAAAATGTCTGCAACTGTAAATTCTGCATCATCACCAGTAACTAGAGTATATCCTTCTGCAAGAGTGAATCCAATGTTTGCAGTTGTTTCTATGGTAGTATCTCTAGATACTGTTCAAGTAGCAACCTCAACAATTGTTTCATCACCATTTAATAATGATTGTAATGCAGCAACTGCCATTGATGGTTTACCATCTAATAAAGCATCAACTTTGCCTTTGATGCTATCAGTAGTAACTGTGGTATCTGTTTTTTCATCTTCTCCACAAGCAACTACAGCAGATCCTGTGCTGGCAACTAAGCCAGTTGCTGCTAGTAATCCTAATAATTTTTTCATATATTTTTATTCCCTTTCATACATGTAGCATAATATTATGCCTAAAAATTATTATACATATATTTTCGTTGTTTACAACACAAAAAGTGTTAAAGTTGAAAATAAATCCGTGTGTTCTAAGTTAACTGGAATAAATAAAAACTATTCAAATTGCTTTGAATAGTTTCAAATATCTCTCCTTTAAATTGAATTTGCAAAGATAAGTGTTTCATTTACTTATTCTACTATTAAGACATTTTTCAGAGTAAAAGTATCTTCTCCTTTTAAAACGTAGCCTGGTCTTAATTTAACAGTTACCAAAACATCAGCTAATCCAAGACCTTTTTCGCTAGCAGTTAAACTAGCCACTCCTATAAAATGGAAAGTGTCATCTAAGTATTCTTGAAATGAGTTTATGTCACTAAACCCAGAGCTAAAAACAAGTCTTTTATCAATAATTGTTTTAAGACCTGAAGATGCAATTTCTTGTCCTGTTTGAGTCTCTTTGACTGTTAAGACATTTTCAAGACTAAAAGTTGCTTCACCAACTAAAACGTACCCTGGTTTAAGAATAATGGTTATGTTTACATCAGTTGATTTTGGTGCTTGTTCACTTACTTCCAACCTTTCCACTCCAGAAATAGTTATGTTATCTAATCGTCATTGTAGTTCATCAATGTCATTGAATTTGTTGTTGTTAATTGCAAGTGAAGTAATAGTTTTAATAAAATCAATAGTAATTTCTTCTGGTTCTGGTTCAATAGTTTCTTCTACTATTAAAATGTTTTCAAGTCTAAAAGTAGGTTCACCCACTAAAATATAGCCTGGTTTAAGGATAATAACAGCATTGACAACCATCGATTTTAATGTTTGTTCACTTACTATCAAATCTTGCACTCCAAAAATATTTAAGTTACTTAAAAATTCTTGTAATTTAGTAGTATTTTCAAACTTTTTTGAACCAATTTGTTCTAAAACACTATTTCTAACAGTGTCACTGTTGATTTTAAAATCTTCTGTGTCCGGAATTGAGTTATTGAAAAGATCAGTAACTGTAAATGTTGGTGCTCCAACTAATTTATAAAAATCTAAAACCTCAACTGCCACAGTGGCAGTTGTTGGATCTGTTTTGTCAATTGTAGCAGTTAAACTAGCAATTCCCTCAATATTTGCTTGAACCAAAGTTAATAAGTTATTTAACTGTGTTTCAAAGTCATTAGTAAAAACTTCATAATTTTTACTTGCTTCAACTAAAGCTGTTTGAATACTTGCTGTACTAACTTCTGCAAAGACTTCCACATTAATACCAATTCTATCACCAAATGAAGCTACTTCAATTCATGTTCGTCCTGCAGTTAACCCAGTTATTACAAAACGCCCATTAGCATCAACACTACTTACTGCAGCTACCTCCTCATCATTTGAATGAATTTGGGTTTCACCAAGATTAACTAAATTTGCAATTGTAACTGCTTTTGAGTTATCCATAGCAGTTACACCCAATCTTACTGTTTCTTCAGAAAAATCTAATTCAATTTCTGCAATACCTCCAGCAACTTGCCCTAAATTGTTGTTGCATGCAACAACAGCAGATCCTGAACCAGCAACTAACCCTGTTGCTCCCAGTAATCCTAATAATTTTTTCATATATTTGCCCTCCATATATGTTTTCGTTTTTTTACCTACATATATTATACACTTTTTTGTGTATTTTACAACAAATAAGTGTTATAATTAATTGTAAAAATTTTGTTTATATCTTATTAAAGATTAATTTATGCCTTACTCACATTAAAACTCTAAATAACAAGTCATTAAGTAAAAAGCAGAAACATAACTGTTTCTGCTTACAAAATATGCAGTTGTTAAAGGTTGTTGAAACTATAACTTACTAAAATAGCTGTTTTAAATACATTTAATAACTTTAAGTTATTAAACTCTTTAATTCATTTTCAATGCTTCTTGCAAAATTATCATAGTCTTCACTAGCATCAATTAAGGCTGTTTTGATGATCTTTGTATTAATAATACATGTTGTTTCAAGAGTTCTATCTTCTAAACCTATTGAGATCTTATCAAAATTCACTGATCTTGAAAGTAAAGGATTTAAACTATGTTCTTTAGTTAACCCTAATGCAAGTCCCTTTTCAAGCAAACTTAGCTCACTAATTGAAATTGCCCCCTTTACTTCATTACTTTCACATAAAGTTTGTTTAACTCCTGTACTTGCAACTAGCCCTATTGTTGCAGGTAATTCTAATAATTTTTTCATATATTCACCCTCCATATATGTTATAATTAATTATCTTTAATATTATACACTTTTTTTGTGCATTTTTCAACATATTCAAAAAGTAAGAAGTTGACGATTGTCAGCTAATAAATTTATAAAATAAAACAGTTTTCTTTACAATGCTTGGTTTAATTAAGGTGATGTATAAAAGTCTGGATTAAACTAGGTGTTTTAAAATAATAAAAAACTGCCCAAATAAATTTGGACAGTTTAAAAAATGTTTACTATAAAATTAATACATTATTTAATTGTATTAATCAGCTTCAATATCAGTATCTAAAACACCTTCAAGTGTAAATGTTAGTGCTCCAACTAATACATAGTTTTCTTCATCAAT includes these proteins:
- the thrS gene encoding threonine--tRNA ligase, with product MMKITLLDGQVKEFKQPMTVLAIAESIAVSLKKNCIGAVINNKKIVPNGAVLSKDCKLEIITERHALYKTAINYTAKVLTTFALKTVFPEGYPMMPDDDLTEHEFSAYFKSPKGIKFEDLKKIEEIANSFIGLGYDFKYFYPGDANEAEYMKQVKADGCVNVDTKVDMNSKDYIKMPTVLVRDVIFLARNALLPSTKSLFKIELTQLSGLQLEDDASGEITYRIHGIAETSETRLNQLKAELEEIKASDHKFIAKNLEIYHLDPIIGAGLPIWLPNGAILKQEIKKYLMEKEFDYDFIQIETPVIGTSQLYKISGHWDHYREDMFAPMALPKEEMVLKPMSCPHHISVYNYKQRSYKDLPLRFAEHALQHRYESSGSLTGLERVRAMELTDSHIFVRPNQVKVEFARCFNLIQEVLATFNIKIDYLSLSLRDPKNKEKYFDDDKMWNHAEAELEEVLKEMKLDYKKMPGEAAFYGPKLDIQARTAIGHEITVSTIQLDFLLPQKFELAFINALGEKERPIMIHRGLIGTYERFIAVLLEQTKGVLPLWCAPKQVEIIPVNEELNAAYADEVWKALKQAKIRAGIDNRDERLSYKIRDAQVKKIPFQLVLGKKEQEEKTVTYRKYGSEEQITVSLTEFIKILTNKIINKTYD
- a CDS encoding lipoprotein produces the protein MKKLLGLLGATGLVAGSGSAVVACNNNLGQVAGGIAEIELDFSEETVRLGVTAMDNSKAVTIANLVNLGETQIHSNDEEVAAVSSVDANGRFVITGLTAGRTWIEVASFGDRIGINVEVFAEVSTASIQTALVEASKNYEVFTNDFETQLNNLLTLVQANIEGIASLTATIDKTDPTTATVAVEVLDFYKLVGAPTFTVTDLFNNSIPDTEDFKINSDTVRNSVLEQIGSKKFENTTKLQEFLSNLNIFGVQDLIVSEQTLKSMVVNAVIILKPGYILVGEPTFRLENILIVEETIEPEPEEITIDFIKTITSLAINNNKFNDIDELQWRLDNITISGVERLEVSEQAPKSTDVNITIILKPGYVLVGEATFSLENVLTVKETQTGQEIASSGLKTIIDKRLVFSSGFSDINSFQEYLDDTFHFIGVASLTASEKGLGLADVLVTVKLRPGYVLKGEDTFTLKNVLIVE
- a CDS encoding lipoprotein, with translation MKKLLGLLAATGLVASTGSAVVACGEDEKTDTTVTTDSIKGKVDALLDGKPSMAVAALQSLLNGDETIVEVATWTVSRDTTIETTANIGFTLAEGYTLVTGDDAEFTVADILTPLDTLVIELDDSDVELDLNGTSTKEFTIANFAELDSIAVAITSGDNAVEISADTTQTDGKFTIVAVAEGDATITVSSDVADVQPVTIDVDVIDSTELFEII